From the Kitasatospora viridis genome, one window contains:
- a CDS encoding ATP-dependent DNA ligase has product MDLPVLPPVQPMLAKAVTAIPEGMHYEAKWDGFRAIVFRDGEEVEVASRTGKSLARYFPELLDAFRAELPQRCVLDGEIVLAHDGRLHFEELQERIHPAASRVRKLAAESPASFIAFDLLALGDRALMESPLGERRAALTAALAGAGPWVHLAPATTDRALAEVWFTRFEGAGLDGVVAKPLDQPYRPGVRSMFKIKHGRTADCVLAGYRDHKDGQGVGSLLLGLYDAAGVLQHVGVCSSFTAARRRELAEELAPLRMADPAGHPWAAWTDEAAHEAGRLPGAPSRWSGGKDAQWVALRPERVCEVAYDHMEGTRFRHTTRFQRWRPDRSPTSCDYTQLEEPVGYDLAELLETGS; this is encoded by the coding sequence ATGGACCTTCCCGTGCTGCCGCCGGTCCAGCCGATGCTGGCCAAGGCGGTCACCGCGATCCCCGAGGGCATGCACTACGAGGCCAAGTGGGACGGCTTCCGCGCGATCGTGTTCCGTGACGGCGAGGAGGTCGAGGTCGCCAGCCGCACCGGCAAGTCGCTGGCCCGCTACTTCCCCGAGCTGCTGGACGCCTTCCGGGCCGAGCTGCCGCAGCGCTGCGTGCTGGACGGCGAGATCGTGCTGGCGCACGACGGCCGGCTGCACTTCGAGGAGCTCCAGGAGCGGATCCACCCGGCCGCCTCCCGGGTGCGCAAGCTGGCGGCGGAGAGCCCGGCGAGCTTCATCGCCTTCGACCTGCTGGCCCTCGGTGACCGGGCGCTCATGGAGAGCCCGCTGGGCGAGCGGCGGGCGGCGCTGACCGCCGCGCTGGCCGGCGCCGGCCCGTGGGTGCACCTGGCGCCGGCCACCACCGACCGGGCGCTGGCCGAGGTCTGGTTCACCCGGTTCGAGGGCGCGGGGCTGGACGGGGTGGTGGCCAAACCGCTGGACCAGCCGTACCGGCCGGGGGTCCGCTCGATGTTCAAGATCAAGCACGGCCGGACCGCCGACTGCGTGCTGGCCGGCTACCGGGACCACAAGGACGGGCAGGGCGTCGGCTCACTGCTGCTGGGCCTGTACGACGCGGCCGGCGTGCTCCAGCACGTGGGCGTCTGCTCCTCCTTCACCGCCGCCCGCCGCCGCGAGCTGGCCGAGGAACTGGCCCCGCTGCGGATGGCCGACCCGGCCGGCCACCCGTGGGCCGCCTGGACCGACGAGGCCGCGCACGAGGCCGGCCGGCTGCCCGGCGCACCCAGCCGGTGGAGCGGCGGCAAGGACGCCCAGTGGGTCGCGCTCCGCCCTGAGCGGGTCTGCGAGGTCGCGTACGATCACATGGAAGGCACGCGGTTCCGACACACCACCCGCTTCCAGCGCTGGCGCCCGGACCGCTCCCCGACGAGCTGCGACTACACCCAGCTGGAGGAGCCGGTCGGCTACGACCTGGCCGAGCTGCTGGAGACCGGAAGCTGA
- a CDS encoding DUF6158 family protein → MRLTANPDGAEGVAATELTAERLLHELEQLHRTRHETFLYGSDDALRRHTERSTELEAEYLRRYPTRLVTAGRTRSGARARETAARIEATPS, encoded by the coding sequence ATGCGATTGACCGCCAACCCGGACGGCGCCGAGGGCGTCGCGGCGACCGAACTGACCGCCGAGCGCCTGCTGCACGAGCTGGAGCAGCTGCACCGCACCCGGCACGAGACCTTCCTCTACGGGTCCGACGACGCCCTGCGCCGGCACACCGAGCGCTCCACCGAGCTGGAGGCCGAGTACCTGCGCCGGTACCCGACCCGGCTGGTGACGGCGGGCCGAACCCGGTCCGGCGCCCGGGCCCGGGAGACCGCGGCCCGGATCGAGGCGACGCCGAGCTGA
- a CDS encoding helix-turn-helix transcriptional regulator → MTDTPARLLTLLSLLQTPREWPGSELAERLGVTVRTIRRDVDRLRELGYPVRASRGAVGGYRLAAGKAMPPLLLDDEEAVAIAVGLRGAAGSAVGGVEEASVRALAKLEQVLPARLRHRVSTFSAATELLPGGGPAVDPDVLTALAAAVTARERLRFAYRAGDGARSRRLVEPHRLVAAGRRWYLVAFDNDRDDWRIFRVDRLTEPVTTGVRVPPRELPTPDAAAYVAQSLRLHREAVRAVLLLHLPIEEARRRLGAAPVELEPVDERSCRARTEADTVDWLALKLLGLDCEFTVLEPPELARHLAGLAGRLGRAAGEFRE, encoded by the coding sequence ATGACCGACACGCCCGCCCGACTGCTCACCCTGCTCTCCCTGCTGCAGACCCCGCGCGAGTGGCCGGGCAGCGAGCTGGCCGAGCGCCTGGGCGTCACCGTGCGCACCATCCGCCGCGACGTGGACCGGCTGCGCGAGCTCGGCTACCCGGTGCGGGCCAGCCGGGGCGCGGTCGGCGGCTACCGGCTGGCGGCCGGCAAGGCGATGCCCCCGCTGCTGCTGGACGACGAGGAGGCGGTGGCGATCGCGGTCGGCCTGCGCGGGGCGGCGGGCAGCGCGGTCGGCGGGGTGGAGGAGGCCTCGGTGCGGGCGCTGGCGAAGCTGGAGCAGGTGCTGCCGGCCAGGCTGCGGCACCGGGTGAGCACCTTCTCGGCGGCCACCGAACTGCTGCCCGGCGGCGGGCCGGCGGTCGATCCGGACGTGCTCACGGCGCTGGCCGCCGCGGTGACGGCCCGGGAGCGGCTGCGGTTCGCCTACCGGGCGGGCGACGGCGCGCGCAGCCGCCGGCTGGTCGAGCCGCACCGGCTGGTCGCCGCCGGCCGCCGCTGGTACCTGGTGGCCTTCGACAACGACCGGGACGACTGGCGGATCTTCCGGGTGGACCGGCTGACCGAGCCGGTCACCACCGGCGTGCGGGTGCCGCCGCGCGAGCTGCCGACGCCGGACGCGGCGGCCTACGTGGCGCAGAGCCTGCGGCTGCACCGGGAGGCGGTGCGCGCCGTGCTGCTGCTGCACCTGCCGATCGAGGAGGCGCGCCGGCGGCTCGGGGCCGCGCCGGTCGAGCTGGAGCCGGTGGACGAGCGCAGCTGCCGGGCCCGCACCGAGGCCGACACGGTGGACTGGCTGGCGTTGAAGCTGCTCGGGCTGGACTGCGAGTTCACCGTCCTGGAGCCGCCGGAGCTGGCCCGCCACCTGGCCGGGCTGGCCGGGCGGTTGGGGCGTGCGGCGGGTGAATTCCGGGAGTGA
- a CDS encoding MarR family winged helix-turn-helix transcriptional regulator produces the protein MTQPAPSPEHPVEDPRIQAVGVLLNTSALLERFLGAAIQREAGISHSVFEVLLILSGHPGGAPVGRLCEQLVLTSGGATRLVDRMVEAGLVTREPSAEDRRVQLVLLTEQGERTLRRAAAAHTRELDRVLADALAPGQAAAMVEGLDLLGRRLREELPPLR, from the coding sequence ATGACCCAGCCCGCACCGAGCCCCGAGCACCCGGTCGAGGATCCGCGCATCCAGGCGGTCGGCGTGCTGCTCAACACCTCCGCCCTGCTGGAGCGGTTCCTCGGCGCGGCGATCCAGCGCGAGGCCGGGATCAGCCACTCCGTCTTCGAGGTCCTGCTGATCCTGTCCGGCCACCCCGGGGGCGCCCCGGTCGGGCGGCTCTGCGAACAGCTGGTGCTGACCAGCGGCGGGGCCACCCGGCTGGTGGACCGGATGGTGGAGGCCGGGCTGGTCACCCGGGAGCCGTCCGCCGAGGACCGCCGGGTGCAGCTGGTCCTGCTCACCGAGCAGGGCGAACGGACCCTGCGCCGCGCGGCGGCGGCGCACACCAGGGAGCTGGACCGGGTGCTGGCCGACGCGCTCGCCCCCGGGCAGGCCGCCGCCATGGTCGAGGGCCTGGACCTGCTGGGCCGTCGGCTGCGCGAGGAGCTCCCCCCGCTGCGCTGA
- a CDS encoding DUF2277 domain-containing protein encodes MCRSIKTLRPPMEPEVTEEDIHAAALQYVRKVSGFRAPAAHNREVFDQAVAAVAAATAALLAGLEVRGTH; translated from the coding sequence ATGTGCCGAAGCATCAAGACCCTGCGTCCGCCGATGGAGCCCGAGGTGACGGAGGAGGACATCCACGCGGCCGCCCTGCAGTACGTCCGCAAGGTGTCCGGCTTCCGTGCCCCGGCCGCGCACAACCGGGAGGTGTTCGACCAGGCGGTGGCCGCCGTCGCCGCCGCGACCGCCGCCCTGCTCGCCGGCCTGGAGGTGCGCGGCACCCATTGA
- a CDS encoding MFS transporter: MTTAPADTPPRDRAIPRGADAPSPADRRRWIALAIVMMASFMDLVDVTIVNIAVPSIQHGLGASFSAVQWVTGGYALAFAIGLITGGRLGDIHGRKRIFLIGMTGFTLASALCGLATDPAMLVATRVLQGATAALMVPQVLAIIHASFPAHERGKVFGMFGAMVGLGAVSGPLLGALLTEWNPGGLEWRPIFLINLPVGIAGLLLGRRFIDESRAARSLRLDLVGMGLGALGLLMLLYPLTQGREAHWPVWGFVSMGLSVPVLAGFVRWEKAKARRDGSPLVELALFRVRSFAAGLAVQLVFGVVLGIFFLIWTLYMQLGLGWSPLRAGLTGVPFSIAVSIAAGLSVQKLVPRFGRKVLQAGALVMVAGMLLYVWEEHRYGSGIQPWQMALPLVVLGLGMGLIVAPLTDAVLAEVPKEHAGSASGLVNTTQQLGNALGLGLVSVVFFPVVDAARPGTAPGLVFGHAFGHALGWLAVGLAVVLALMSALPRRAAGHSAPTG, from the coding sequence ATGACCACCGCACCTGCCGACACACCGCCGCGCGACCGGGCGATACCGCGGGGGGCCGACGCGCCGTCACCCGCCGACCGGCGGCGCTGGATCGCGCTGGCGATCGTGATGATGGCCTCCTTCATGGACCTGGTGGACGTCACCATCGTCAACATCGCCGTGCCGAGCATCCAGCACGGCCTGGGCGCCTCGTTCAGCGCCGTGCAGTGGGTCACCGGGGGCTACGCGCTGGCCTTCGCGATCGGGCTGATCACCGGCGGGCGGCTCGGCGACATCCACGGCCGCAAGCGGATCTTCCTGATCGGCATGACCGGCTTCACCCTCGCCTCGGCGCTGTGCGGACTGGCCACCGACCCGGCCATGCTGGTCGCCACCCGGGTGCTGCAGGGCGCCACCGCGGCGCTGATGGTGCCCCAGGTGCTGGCGATCATCCACGCCTCCTTCCCGGCGCACGAGCGCGGCAAGGTGTTCGGCATGTTCGGCGCGATGGTCGGCCTCGGCGCGGTGAGCGGGCCGCTGCTCGGCGCGCTGCTCACCGAGTGGAACCCGGGCGGGCTCGAATGGCGCCCGATCTTCCTGATCAACCTGCCGGTGGGCATCGCCGGGCTGCTGCTCGGCCGGCGGTTCATCGACGAGTCCCGGGCCGCCCGCAGCCTGCGGCTCGACCTGGTCGGCATGGGGCTCGGCGCGCTCGGCCTGCTGATGCTGCTCTACCCGCTCACCCAGGGGCGCGAGGCGCACTGGCCGGTCTGGGGCTTCGTCTCGATGGGCCTGAGCGTGCCGGTGCTGGCGGGCTTCGTCCGCTGGGAGAAGGCCAAGGCCCGGCGCGACGGGTCGCCGCTGGTGGAGCTCGCGCTGTTCCGGGTCCGCAGCTTCGCCGCCGGGCTCGCGGTGCAGCTGGTCTTCGGCGTGGTGCTGGGCATCTTCTTCCTGATCTGGACCCTCTACATGCAGCTCGGGCTGGGCTGGAGCCCGCTGCGGGCCGGGCTCACCGGGGTGCCGTTCTCGATCGCGGTCTCGATCGCGGCCGGGCTCTCGGTGCAGAAGCTGGTGCCGCGGTTCGGCCGCAAGGTGCTGCAGGCGGGCGCGCTGGTGATGGTCGCCGGCATGCTGCTCTACGTCTGGGAGGAGCACCGGTACGGCAGCGGGATCCAGCCCTGGCAGATGGCCCTGCCGCTGGTGGTGCTCGGGCTCGGCATGGGGCTGATCGTGGCGCCGCTGACCGACGCGGTGCTGGCCGAAGTGCCCAAGGAGCACGCCGGCTCGGCCTCCGGGCTGGTGAACACCACCCAGCAGCTGGGCAACGCGCTCGGGCTCGGGCTGGTCTCGGTGGTGTTCTTCCCGGTCGTCGACGCGGCCCGGCCGGGCACCGCGCCGGGCCTGGTCTTCGGGCACGCCTTCGGGCACGCGCTGGGCTGGCTCGCGGTGGGACTGGCGGTGGTGCTGGCCCTGATGTCCGCGCTGCCGCGCCGGGCCGCCGGCCACTCGGCGCCGACCGGGTGA
- a CDS encoding VOC family protein has protein sequence MQNDELVTNGPCWVELATTDVPSATNFYTGLFGWRAGAEPRAAIGDRTVLSQSAGPVAALLPGLGEGGAPAWLPSFLVDSVDETVARVRVAGGTVRREPAEVSVLGRSAVVADPSGAPFGLWQAREFAGAAVLNEPNSLGWVELHTRDVAACTAFYPKVFGWSVDASEHYTQWGLGGADFGGMARIDEHHPAGTRPHWLPYFAVSDVDAMLNKAVGHGAERVMGPVDVPQGPRIAVLRDLQGAAFGMYLAGTEG, from the coding sequence GTGCAGAACGACGAACTGGTCACCAACGGGCCCTGCTGGGTGGAGCTGGCCACCACCGACGTGCCGTCGGCCACCAACTTCTACACCGGCCTGTTCGGTTGGCGGGCCGGGGCCGAACCGCGCGCGGCGATCGGCGACCGCACCGTGCTGTCGCAGTCGGCCGGTCCGGTGGCGGCGCTGCTCCCGGGGCTGGGGGAGGGCGGGGCGCCGGCCTGGCTGCCCTCGTTCCTGGTGGACTCGGTGGACGAGACCGTGGCCAGGGTGCGGGTGGCCGGCGGCACCGTGCGGCGGGAGCCGGCGGAGGTCTCCGTGCTGGGCCGGTCCGCCGTGGTCGCCGACCCCTCGGGTGCGCCCTTCGGCCTGTGGCAGGCACGGGAGTTCGCGGGCGCCGCGGTGCTCAACGAGCCCAACTCGCTGGGCTGGGTGGAACTGCACACCCGGGACGTGGCCGCCTGCACCGCCTTCTACCCGAAGGTGTTCGGCTGGAGCGTCGACGCGAGCGAGCACTACACCCAGTGGGGCCTGGGCGGCGCCGACTTCGGCGGCATGGCCCGGATCGACGAGCACCACCCGGCGGGCACCCGGCCGCACTGGCTGCCGTACTTCGCGGTCTCCGACGTGGACGCCATGCTGAACAAGGCGGTCGGCCACGGCGCGGAGCGGGTGATGGGTCCGGTGGACGTGCCGCAGGGCCCGCGGATCGCGGTGCTGCGGGACCTCCAGGGGGCGGCCTTCGGCATGTACCTGGCCGGCACCGAGGGTTGA
- a CDS encoding SigE family RNA polymerase sigma factor, whose protein sequence is MQEVHSFEEFASSRARRLFQVGYLMCGDWHQAQDLVQTALGRLYASWGRLQRQVPAAGLDAYARKVLLNCYLSHRRLRRSGELTVGELPETAQAGDGAAAELRLTLLQALRQLPPRNRAAVVLRYLEDYSVDAVAEMLNTTPSAVKSLNTRSLARLRELLGDDRELLFRD, encoded by the coding sequence ATGCAAGAGGTGCACAGCTTCGAGGAGTTCGCCTCCTCACGGGCTCGCAGGCTCTTCCAGGTCGGGTACCTGATGTGCGGGGACTGGCACCAGGCGCAGGATCTCGTGCAGACCGCCCTCGGCAGGCTCTACGCCTCCTGGGGGCGGCTGCAGCGCCAGGTCCCGGCCGCCGGGCTGGACGCCTACGCCCGCAAGGTGCTGCTCAACTGCTACCTGTCGCACCGTCGGCTGCGCCGCTCCGGCGAGCTGACAGTCGGTGAGCTGCCGGAGACGGCGCAGGCCGGTGACGGCGCCGCGGCGGAGCTGCGGCTGACGCTGCTCCAGGCGCTGCGTCAACTGCCGCCGCGCAACCGGGCGGCCGTGGTGCTGCGGTACCTGGAGGACTACAGCGTCGACGCCGTGGCCGAGATGCTGAACACCACTCCGAGCGCCGTCAAGAGTCTGAACACGCGGTCCCTGGCCCGGTTGCGCGAGCTGCTGGGCGACGACCGCGAACTGCTGTTCCGCGACTGA
- a CDS encoding DUF3040 domain-containing protein, with translation MDLSRRELREIRRIESRLAAENPELARRFEQWRRSRDRVAEAAALAAGRNPDQGPATRLRRLWREVLRGRIPLP, from the coding sequence ATGGACCTCTCCCGGAGGGAACTGCGCGAGATCCGGCGGATCGAGAGCCGCCTGGCCGCCGAGAACCCCGAGCTGGCCCGCCGCTTCGAGCAGTGGCGGCGCAGCCGCGACCGGGTCGCCGAGGCGGCCGCGCTGGCGGCCGGCCGCAACCCCGACCAGGGCCCGGCCACCCGGCTGCGGCGCCTGTGGCGCGAGGTCCTGCGGGGCCGGATCCCGCTGCCCTGA
- a CDS encoding Rv1733c family protein: MRPDPSPDHAMGILLRGAFGHGGPLWRPLDRARTRARLLLLIGLLGALLTGCALAGRGVAAAPLRARAEAAQRHRVPAEVLGPVHQDATAVATRFRSGELVTVRWTYPAGHTVERRFDLPTPAQTGSTVPVWVDDAGRLADAPRGAAESVLLALGTGAGGWLALSLLGLALHWLHGRVLRRRTERYWAAGWAAVEPHWSGRLRRRHGS, from the coding sequence GTGCGTCCCGACCCCTCGCCCGACCATGCGATGGGCATCCTGCTGCGCGGGGCCTTCGGGCACGGCGGACCGCTCTGGCGTCCACTGGACCGGGCCCGCACCCGGGCCCGACTGCTGCTCCTGATAGGCCTGTTGGGCGCACTGCTGACCGGCTGCGCGCTGGCCGGCCGGGGCGTGGCCGCGGCCCCGCTGCGGGCCAGGGCCGAGGCCGCCCAGCGGCACCGGGTGCCGGCCGAGGTGCTCGGCCCGGTCCACCAGGACGCCACCGCCGTGGCCACCCGCTTCCGCTCCGGTGAACTGGTCACCGTGCGCTGGACCTACCCGGCCGGGCACACCGTCGAGCGGCGCTTCGACCTGCCGACCCCGGCGCAGACCGGCAGCACCGTGCCGGTCTGGGTGGACGACGCCGGCCGGCTCGCCGACGCCCCGCGGGGCGCCGCCGAGTCGGTGCTGCTCGCCCTGGGCACCGGCGCGGGCGGCTGGTTGGCGCTCAGCCTGCTCGGGCTCGCGCTCCACTGGCTGCACGGGCGGGTGCTGCGCCGGCGCACCGAGCGGTACTGGGCGGCCGGTTGGGCCGCCGTCGAACCGCACTGGTCGGGCCGGCTGCGCCGGCGCCACGGCAGCTGA
- a CDS encoding NAD(P)-dependent oxidoreductase, translating to MSTIAVIGANGTIGSRIVREALERGHQVTAVVRNPASVTEQHPNLTVTTGDVLDPASVAGAATGHQVLVSAVGGDAANISSAARSVVAGLRLLGEEAPRLIQVGGAGSLRTPDGSQVWDAPGFPDWLLPIAHAHGDALDHLRTVTDVTWTSFSPAGTIAPGERTGSYRTDREDLVVDAEGASRISTEDYAAALVDEIEDPAHLGERFTVGY from the coding sequence ATGTCCACCATCGCCGTCATCGGTGCCAACGGCACCATCGGAAGCCGCATCGTCCGCGAGGCCCTGGAGCGCGGCCACCAGGTCACCGCCGTGGTCCGCAACCCGGCCAGCGTCACCGAGCAGCACCCCAACCTCACCGTGACCACCGGCGATGTGCTGGACCCGGCCTCGGTGGCCGGGGCGGCCACCGGCCACCAGGTGCTGGTCAGCGCGGTCGGCGGCGACGCGGCCAACATCAGCTCCGCCGCCCGCTCCGTGGTCGCCGGCCTGCGACTGCTGGGCGAGGAGGCGCCGCGGCTGATCCAGGTCGGCGGCGCCGGCTCGCTGCGCACCCCCGACGGCAGCCAGGTCTGGGACGCGCCCGGCTTCCCCGACTGGCTGCTCCCGATCGCCCACGCGCACGGCGACGCGCTCGACCACCTGCGCACCGTCACCGACGTGACCTGGACCTCGTTCAGCCCGGCCGGCACCATCGCGCCCGGCGAGCGCACCGGCAGCTACCGCACCGACCGCGAGGACCTGGTGGTCGACGCCGAGGGCGCCAGCCGGATCAGCACCGAGGACTACGCGGCCGCCCTGGTCGACGAGATCGAGGACCCGGCCCACCTGGGCGAGCGGTTCACGGTCGGCTACTGA
- a CDS encoding ATP-dependent DNA ligase: MLLAELARTSREVAATSARSRKTALLAELFRGTAPAEAPVVITYLAGRLPQRRIGVGWSSLAEPVPPAGAPTLTVAQVDAALTELGAVHGAGAQAGRRELVERLLSRATAEEQEFLVRLIGGEVRQGALDAVAVDALAEAAGAPAAEVRRAVMLGGSLGAVAERLLADGPAALAGFRLTVGRPVLPMLAHTAKSVGEALDRLGPCVLDEKLDGIRIQVHRDGPVVRVFTRTLDEITARLPEVVAAALALPAERVVLDGELVALDPRGRPRPFQQTAGRVGSRLDVPGASGALPLTPVFFDLLALDGRDLLELPTAERHAELARLVPARLLVRRRVLAAGESAAAEEFAAAALARGQEGVVAKALDAPYTAGRRGTAWLKVKPVHTLDLVVLGAEWGHGRRAGRLSNLHLGAREPDGSFAMLGKTFKGLTDRLLDWQTERLRELAVEQPAWGVLVRPELVVEIAFDGVQRSSRYPAGVTLRFARVLRYRADKSAAEADTVAAVREFLPPEGNT, from the coding sequence ATGCTGCTGGCCGAACTCGCCCGGACCTCCCGCGAGGTCGCCGCCACCTCCGCCCGCTCCCGCAAGACCGCACTGCTCGCCGAGCTGTTCCGGGGCACCGCGCCCGCCGAGGCACCGGTGGTGATCACCTACCTGGCCGGGCGGCTGCCGCAGCGCCGGATCGGGGTCGGCTGGAGCAGCCTGGCCGAGCCCGTGCCGCCCGCCGGCGCGCCGACCCTGACGGTCGCTCAGGTGGACGCGGCGCTCACCGAGCTGGGCGCGGTGCACGGCGCCGGGGCGCAGGCCGGGCGGCGCGAGCTGGTCGAGCGGCTGCTCAGCCGGGCCACCGCCGAGGAGCAGGAGTTCCTGGTCCGGCTGATCGGCGGCGAGGTCCGCCAGGGCGCGCTGGACGCGGTCGCGGTGGACGCGCTGGCCGAAGCCGCCGGTGCGCCGGCGGCCGAGGTCCGCCGGGCGGTGATGCTCGGCGGCTCGCTCGGCGCCGTCGCCGAGCGCCTGCTGGCCGACGGTCCGGCGGCCCTGGCCGGGTTCCGGCTCACCGTGGGCCGGCCGGTGCTGCCGATGCTCGCGCACACCGCGAAGTCGGTCGGGGAGGCGCTGGACCGGCTCGGACCGTGCGTGCTGGACGAGAAGCTGGACGGCATCCGGATCCAGGTGCACCGGGACGGGCCGGTGGTGCGGGTCTTCACCCGGACCCTGGACGAGATCACCGCGCGGCTGCCCGAGGTGGTCGCCGCCGCGCTGGCGCTGCCCGCCGAGCGGGTGGTGCTGGACGGCGAACTGGTCGCGCTGGACCCGCGGGGCCGGCCCCGCCCGTTCCAGCAGACCGCCGGGCGGGTCGGCTCCCGGCTGGACGTGCCCGGGGCCAGCGGGGCGCTGCCGCTCACCCCGGTCTTCTTCGACCTGCTCGCGCTGGACGGCCGCGACCTGCTGGAGCTGCCCACCGCCGAGCGGCACGCCGAGCTGGCCCGACTGGTGCCGGCCCGGCTGCTGGTGCGCCGCCGGGTGCTGGCCGCCGGGGAGTCGGCCGCCGCCGAGGAGTTCGCCGCGGCGGCGCTGGCGCGGGGTCAGGAGGGGGTGGTCGCCAAGGCGCTGGACGCGCCCTACACGGCGGGCCGCCGGGGCACCGCCTGGTTGAAGGTCAAGCCGGTGCACACCCTGGACCTGGTGGTGCTGGGTGCCGAGTGGGGCCACGGCCGGCGGGCCGGGCGCCTGTCCAACCTGCACCTGGGCGCCCGGGAGCCGGACGGCTCGTTCGCCATGCTCGGCAAGACCTTCAAGGGCCTGACCGACCGGCTGCTGGACTGGCAGACGGAGCGGCTGCGCGAGCTGGCGGTGGAGCAGCCGGCGTGGGGCGTGCTGGTGCGCCCCGAGCTGGTGGTGGAGATCGCCTTCGACGGCGTGCAGCGGTCCAGCCGGTACCCGGCCGGGGTGACCCTGCGGTTCGCCCGGGTGCTGCGCTACCGGGCGGACAAGTCGGCGGCGGAGGCGGACACGGTGGCCGCGGTCCGGGAGTTCCTGCCACCCGAGGGGAATACCTGA
- a CDS encoding TIGR03086 family protein has protein sequence MTEDARVRRERGRELLRLYPEAVASFGRRVEEVARNQWAVATADGSVRELVERLTAAQARVPELLGGGAVPATGDPSADWSQAADAARAAFAAPGALDREIGSADFCGPAVEYCAQLTVQLTVATWDLAHATCQDGRLAPELVAFALHRVAPEQGAGGDPQRRLLDLLGRPTGPKPSPDPEVHG, from the coding sequence ATGACCGAGGACGCGCGGGTGCGCCGGGAGCGGGGGCGCGAGCTGCTGCGGCTCTACCCGGAGGCGGTCGCCTCGTTCGGCCGGCGGGTCGAGGAGGTGGCCCGCAACCAGTGGGCGGTGGCGACGGCCGACGGCTCGGTGCGCGAGCTGGTCGAGCGGCTGACCGCCGCGCAGGCGCGGGTGCCGGAGCTGCTGGGCGGCGGCGCGGTGCCAGCGACCGGGGACCCGTCGGCGGACTGGTCGCAGGCGGCCGACGCGGCCCGGGCGGCCTTCGCCGCGCCGGGCGCGCTGGACCGGGAGATCGGCTCGGCCGACTTCTGCGGCCCGGCGGTGGAGTACTGCGCGCAGCTCACGGTGCAGCTCACCGTGGCCACCTGGGACTTGGCACACGCCACCTGCCAGGACGGGCGGCTGGCGCCGGAGCTGGTGGCGTTCGCCCTGCACCGGGTCGCCCCCGAGCAGGGGGCGGGCGGCGACCCGCAGCGCCGGCTGCTCGACCTGCTGGGCCGGCCGACCGGGCCGAAGCCCTCCCCCGACCCCGAGGTGCACGGCTGA
- a CDS encoding hemerythrin domain-containing protein, with amino-acid sequence MSTDAIVLLKQEHKELLRLFKAYHAADPGDRAGRADLAQHIVHDLTIHSYLVDEVLNPVVVELLHDPAHPAVLGFQDHRAIDRLCEEVADRGPADPGFEGGMAELLTAAVRQMEREERDWFPLLRAALRRKDLQDIGLRLLAVRETAPRHPPGPVSGASSGAPG; translated from the coding sequence ATGTCCACCGACGCGATCGTGCTGCTGAAGCAGGAGCACAAGGAGCTGCTGCGGCTCTTCAAGGCGTACCACGCGGCGGATCCGGGCGACCGGGCGGGCCGCGCCGACCTGGCCCAGCACATCGTGCACGACCTCACCATCCACTCGTACCTGGTGGACGAGGTGCTCAACCCGGTGGTCGTCGAGCTGCTGCACGACCCCGCGCACCCGGCCGTGCTCGGCTTCCAGGACCACCGGGCGATCGACCGGCTCTGCGAGGAGGTGGCCGACCGGGGCCCGGCGGACCCGGGCTTCGAGGGCGGCATGGCGGAGCTGCTGACGGCGGCGGTGCGGCAGATGGAGCGCGAGGAGCGGGACTGGTTCCCGCTGCTGCGGGCCGCGCTGCGCCGCAAGGACCTGCAGGACATCGGCCTGCGGCTGCTGGCCGTGCGGGAGACCGCGCCGCGGCATCCGCCCGGGCCGGTTTCCGGTGCCTCCTCCGGGGCACCGGGATAG